Below is a genomic region from Panulirus ornatus isolate Po-2019 chromosome 63, ASM3632096v1, whole genome shotgun sequence.
ttaataaactccactgcaatactatccaaacctgctgccttgccggctttcatcttccgcaaagctttcactacctcttctctgtttaccaaatcattttccctaaccctctcactttgcacaccacctcgaccaaaacaccctatatctgccactctgtcatcaaacacattcaacaaaccttcaaaatactcactccatctcttcacatcaccactacttgttatcacctccccatttgcgcccttcactgaagttcccatttgctcccttgtcttacgcactttatttacctccttccagaacatctttttattctccctaaaatttaatgatactctctcaccccaactctcatttgcactttttttcacctcttgcacctttctcttgacctcctgtctctttcttttatacatctcccactcaattgcattttttccctgcaaaaatcgtccaaatgcctctctcttctctttcactaatactcttacttcttcatcccaccactcactaccctttctaatcaacccatctcccactcttctcatgccacaagcatcttttgcgcaatccatcactgattccctaaatacatcccattcctcccccactccccttacttccattgttctcacctttttccattctgtactcagtctctcctggtacttcctcacacaggtctccttctcaagctcacttactctcaccaccctcttcaccccaacattcactcttcttttctgaaaacccatacaaatcttcaccttagcctccacaagataatgatcagacatccctccagttgcacctctcagcacattaacatccaaaagtctctctttcgcacgcctgtcaattaacacgtaatccaataacgctctctggccatctctcctacttacataagtatacttatgtatatctcgctttttaaaccaggtattcccaatcatcagtcctttttcagcacataaatctacaagctcttcaccatttccatttacaacactgaacaccccatgtataccaattattccctcaactgccacattactcacctttgcattcaaatcacccatcactataacccggtctcgtgcatcaaaaccactaacacactcattcagctgctcccaaaacacttgcctctcttgatctttcttctcatgcccaggtgcatatgcaccaataatcacccacctctctccatcaactttcagttttacccatattaatcgagaatttactttcttacactctatcacatactcccacaactcctgtttcaggagtattgctactccttcccttgctcttgtcctctcactaacccctgactttactccccagacattcccaaaccactcttcccctttacccttgagcttcgtttcactcagagccaaaacatccaggttcctttcctcaaacatactacctatctttccttttttcacatcttggttacatccacacacatttaggcaccccactctgagccttcgaggaggatgagcactccccgcgtgactccttcttctgtttcccattttagaaagttaatacaaggaggggaggatttctggccccccgctcccgtcccctctagtcgctttctacgacacgcgaggaatacgtgggaagtattctttcacccctatccccagggataatatacatatatatatacatatacacatacacacacatacacatacacacgcacatacacacacacacacacacatacacatacacacgcacatacacacacacacacacacacatacatatatatacatatgaaaaatgtaagaaacaatttagaaaactgaaacttctatatatataaatacatatatatgaatatatatatatacacatacacatatatatacaaaatgtatacatatatatatatatatgtatatatatatgattaacaatGATCCATGTCACAGAAAAATGAGGCTAATGGTAACAATTTTGATAACTACTACACTGTTTCATGGTACTAAACATTAACTATGGTCCTCATTTACAGGGAAATCTTTTCCTCACAGTCTTTGAtgtttctttttatgttactGACACTATTGCTGTTATTAATAAAGTTCCTATTGCCTCTACTGTCACTGTTGCATTAATGTACACTCTTACTCTCACTGATCTTCTTGAGGTACTTCTTTTGTTACTGATATTCTCAAAATAATATTCTTTTACTAATGTTCCTTAACTTTCTCTGTGGTTCActatatatcaatgtatatacatacatgtccacacatgcacatatacatacctatacattccaacgtatacatacatatacatacacagacatatacacatatatacacatgtacatatgcatacttgctgccttcatccattcccgtcgcctcccttccacacatgaaatggcacccccttccacCTACGCACAcgtaaggtagcgcaagaaaaagacaacagaggccacattcattcacactcaatttctggctgtcatgtgtaatgcactgaaaccatagctccctttccacatccaggcccaacaatactttccatggtttacccaaggcccttcacatgccctggttcaatccatttacagcacgtcgaccccggtataccacatcgttccaattcactctattccttatatgcctttcaccctcctgcatgtcttgtcccatttcttgttccctccacctgtgacgcatatatcctttttgtcaatctttcctcactcattctctccatgtgaccaaaccatttcaatacaccctcttctctcttaaccacattctgtttattaccacacatctctcttactcttcattacttaatcaaagcacctcacaccacatactgtcctcaaacatctcattcccaacacagaTCCAATTGTTGTTCTGAACTACTTTGGATTAAACTGCATTCACATGTTAGAGTTGAAAAGCAGTTGTATTTCAGTTTTTTAATTATAGATACATTGCTGATCTTTCGGATATGGTTTTTCCAGCTTTTGAATGTTAAATTTATGTAAAATAAGTAAATTGCATGATAAAACTTTTGAAAATCATTTATTGTAATTACCCAACATTCTTCCTTGTTCATGCTTGTAACAGGTGTAATGTGGACTAGAAAACAGAGTGGtatttacataagatgaaatgctggGGTTGGATACAATTACAAAGCAAATACCACAGAAAAGCAGAAGTAACTGTGATTCAGTACTGCCTTCAAACTTGAAACAGAGCACAGTAAAATGAATGATTGCATTTACAGGCTACACAGGGTTGAACCCACATAGATTTGAATCCAGATTGTGATAGCCAGTCTATAGTCAACACAAGCTGCTCATCTTCCGTTGTGGGCTGGTCAACAAAACGGGTACCAGGTAGtcaacacaagctgttcatcttccattGTGGGCTGGTCAACAAAATGGGCACCAGGTAGtcaacacaagctgttcatcctccattgTGGGCTGGTCAacaaaatgggtaccaggctagggtatatgtatatatggtgtaaacaagATGGCTCTGATTAGGGCTCTCatttgcctgtgctgtctcagttgAAAAGACAGAGCAAAGAGAACATTGGGAAAAGCTTAAATGAATGGTACTCTGTTATATTTAACCAGGAGAATTTATATTATGATTAGATATGTCAGGGAAGATTAGTGatagctgtgtagtgagccaggacttcattggttgtcaagttccactcctctgacccagttagctgtcttttctttctgcctcacccacgcatAGACAACTGGCACTATTTCCACAAAGTCTCTTCTTTTCATAAAACTTGGCAAATCTTAGCTTGCACTGCTCATTCCTACCTTTAGATTTTCCCTGGATGAGctctatgcgctagccctgcagtttggcaaaatggtaggagcagtaagtaaaagtagtaggaaggaacatttaaGCTGGAgctttaggtaggagcattaggtaaataAAGTCAATAGGAGCCTTTCCAAACACtgtgcaagagttgccctctgccaggtgcctgttaagggtgaggcaccaaaggctaagaagcagaactggagttcactagttatggagacttgccacctccttgagggagttcctggagaggaccaggtgtcagagatgtagatagatacatTAGATATGTAAGCACTGGTCAACCAAGAATGGCACAAGAAACATAACTAAGTTGAAGATTAAGAAAAAAGTTCATAGGGAGGATGGAACCATAACAACAGTAGTTTTTTGGTATGAGTAATATTGTGGATAACTACAGTTCCATGTGCTTGACCTTCACACATATGTGGTATATAATTCAGATTTGCATTTCATTCCTTGCATTAAGATTTTTCTGATGATTAAGTTATTATAAGCTAGAGAGCACCTAATCGTTTATGTAACCAGAACTGGATTGCAACACACTGGACTTAAAACCAGTGTGCAGTTATATGAAATCGACAGATGTATatgaaaaattcatgaaaatcAATTTTGCCGTTTAGTAActtatttattacatttttaaATATTCACTTAGTCAATAAGAAATAAAAGGAATTTTGTTTTATTGATTCTGGTAGAcattacagtattttttttttttttcatactactcgccacttcccgcattagcgaggtagcgttcagaacagaggactgggcctttgagggaatatcctcacatggcccccttctctgttccttcttttggaaaatttaaaaaaaaaaaatgagaggggaggatttccagccccccgctcccatattaTAGTATTACTCGACAATATAAAATTTGAGGTTACCACGTATTAAAGTAATTGTTGAGCTCTGATATAACCAGTATTGCACAGTACAGATGAAGCAGACAGAAATCTGATATAAGGAATACATGCAGATAGATAAATGAAGAGGCAGAGTGAGAGATACAAGTGAGGGACAAAATGTTATATTATACACAGAGAGAACTACCTTGATATAGGAAAGACAAAACAGTAGCACTGTGTTCACACGAACACCGATAATTGcaaggaaaataatgagaaatgaacgaaaaaggaaaaatatgagaacCAAACGAAAATTAGTTGAAAATATCTACTTAGTGAAACATCAACATTCTTCTCTGATATTTGAGTATCCATGAATATAAGAATCTTAATTAGCGGACAATTCATTACTTTTGTGTCCATTGAACACACATGGAAGCTGATTTGTATGTAAAATTTTCTTAAACATATACTAGTTTGTAAGTATTTTTCCTGTATGAGACATACATCAGAGGATTGTGCCATGAAATAGGAGGGAGGACGTAATAAGCGAGGAATTAATATAAACTTGGAGCACTTCTCCATTAACAATATAATTTGTTTCTGTAGTTCGCCCACAAAAACAATGTAAACTCTTTATCATTACGATAAAGTATGTTCCTCAGTATTATAATATTTGAAATTTCTTGGTAAGAAACTTTCGTAAATGTTTCTAGACGAAAATGTTGCGCCTGTTACTTTAGACTGGTTAATGTCATTCTAATTGTCTAAATAGTTGTTTATTACTGGACACATTTTACTTTTGCTGATCATAGGAAGATAACGCTGCTGTCGTGGTCCTTAACATCAAATCATAAATCATGTAAAAGTACCAAATGGACATTTCTTTCGTGAATCATTACTTTTAATATGCGTAACTTGATGATTATTGTCTTGTGATATTTCAAAGTAAATAATTATAGTTTTACAGTTTTTCAAATATAAGTATCTTTATATCTGCAGCAAATATTGGGTTAAAGTATGGGCTGTTAAAATGACCCAAGTTGCTTCACCCAGCTTATCTCATCTTTGAACCATGAATGAACTCATGAATTATCTCagtttattttatcattatctaaTGAAGGAgcttattacatttatatatattctctgtgtcTTAATACCTAAGAGACTTAAGAGACTTTATGGAGTTTGTTCTCGAAATGATGAGAAAGCAttaaacctatcctaacctaacctaacctaacttaacccaacccaacccaacctaacctaaaacttaacttaacctaacccagtgtaacccaacctaacctaacccaacacaacctaaccaacttaacctaacctaacccaacccaacccaacataaccaacccaacctaacctataaCCTAAACAaactaacctaaaacctaacctaacctaaactaactaacctaaaacctaacctaaccaacctaagcCAAGGAAGGTCAAGATGAAGTCCCACTGGCGTCAGACTATTGTTTTAAGTATCCCAAGGGCCATCAAAATAATGGTCCGCTATAAGAATTATGGCTGGCGCCAGATTGAGTTAGTCGTGGCGTCAGTAACGCTCCAATTTGGAACCTTTATTCTAGATGGCGACGACATTTCTATTCAAGGATAAAGGGGCGTCAAAGCTCCACTTTCGGACTTTTGTTTTGGCTGGCGCCAAACGACTCTATAGAGTCTCATGGGGAAATAACAAAAAAAGTAAAGCACCACTTTGGGACTTATTCTAGCTGGTGCCAAACAATTCTATTTGGGTttagtaaacgtgaataaaagcaacttTACTAggatcagcagggttgagggacaagctgggATGTAACTGTGAATGGAAAAAACGGAgcaagcgaagtgttttagatatctgggagtggacttagcagcgaatggaaccatggaagcagaagtcatagggtaggggagggggcgaaggttctggcaaCAACGaagaatgtgttgagagagaagGTTATAttgaagcaaaaatggatatgtttgaaggacatCATATGGTTGTGCGTAAGAGAGTGgatgttggaaatgtaatgatggaggataatatgtggtgtgtggtggtttgataagtaatgaaaaggtatgatagatgtgcggtaataaaaaaaagtgtggttgagagagcagaagagggtttgttgaaattgtttagacatatggagagaacgagtcaagaaaggttgactaagaggatatacgtgtctaaggtggagggaagaataaggagaccaaattggagatgaaaggcaggagtgaaaaagattttgagcgatcgaaacCTGAACATGGAGAAGGGTGAATGACGTGCACTGAAGAGTaatttggaacgatatggtatactgaggtcgacgtgctgtcaaaggactcaACCAGGGTACTTGAAACATCCGGTCTGTGGGGACTacatgtggatagggaactgtagttttgatgcattacatatgtgtgtgtgtgtgtgtgtgtgtgtgtgtgagagagagagagagagagagagagagagagagagagagagagagagagagagagagaggagtatgaaCGGATGTGGCTTCTTCATCTATATTCTGGAGCTACCTGGCTGACGCACGGGGTggagatgctatttcctgtgggggcACGATGGCGACaggaatatgtgcatgtgtatatttatgagtggatgggtctctctTGCATCTGTTTCCTGGTATCAGTAAACATTATAAAAGAAAGTATGAcattttggaaaaaggtaaaaagaGGAAATCAGTGCAGGGAGTAAATGGGGAAGATGACATAACAATTAAGATATAGTGGGTTGGGATGTATTAGaagagaaaaccatggaaaatggtttgaagataggtggtgaaagccttgaaacCTTACCATGAAATGTGCCTAACAACTGTAGTGGATGGACTTGCAATTCAATTTCTTAGGAGGCGACTGTGTTGTCGAGTGACAAGTAACAAtcatcaatatatgtatggatcatggtgaggtgcctcaggactggcagaatgaatgtatagtgccatcATAGAAAAAcaagggggataaaggcgagtcttcaaactacaaaggtataatcTTGCTGAGAGTACAATGTTAAGTTTTATGGAAGAAtagtgattgagggggtgaagacatgtacattgcattagactgggaaggaacagtgGCAGTTAaaatgtggtagaggatgcatggaatAGGTGTTTTATTGAATATGAGACACACACTTAAGAGGAACATGTATTCATACGAAGTATTTAATTGACCGGGAGAAAGCATGTCGAAGGGGTAATAGATAcctcttgtggaaggtcttaatgatATATGATGAGGAAGCGATGCTTTTAGcaataaaaaatatttattaagggtgtaaggcatgtgtacaagttggaaCAGAGGGCAAGTGGttacaagtgaaggttggtctgcagtgtgatgttcccatggctgtttaattcatttatggacaGGGCGAAGGGAAGTCAATCCGAATCTTGAAGAGTGGGGCATGTATGCAGTatgatgagggggcttgggaagtgcacCAGATGCTATttactgatgatatagcactggtagcAGATCTGAGTTAAAAACTACAggagttggtgactaagtttagaaGAGTGTATGACAGGAGGAAGTTAAAAGTAaacacaaaagcaaggttatcaggtttagtggGCATGAGGGACGGGCTAGCTAGGGTgcaatatgaaaggaaaaaaactggtggaactaaagtgttttagatacctgggggcgaacaatagaaccatggaagcataagcaAGTCATAGAGCAGGAAAGAAGGCAAAGGTTTagggagcaatgaagaaagtaTGAAAGGAGGGGTCAttgtctgggagggtaaaaatgggtatgtctggatGTATAGTAGTCTCAACAACGTTACATGGATGCAAAGCaaaggctatagataaggatgtgttggatttttttttttcttttttttgccgctgtctcccgcgtttgcgaggtagcgcaaggaaacagacgaaagaaatggcccaacccacccccatacacatgtatatacatacacgtccacacacgcaaatatacatacctacacagctttccatggtttaccccagacgcttcacatgccctgattcaatccactgacagcacgtcaaccctggtataccacattgatccaattcactctattccttgcacgcctttcaccctcctgcatgttcaggccccgatcacacaaaatctttttaactccatctttccacctccaatttgttctcccacttctcctcgttccctccacctccgacacatatattctcttggtcaatctttcctcactcattctctccatgtgcctaaaccatttcaaaacaccctcctctgctctctcaaccacgctctttttatttccacacatctctcatacccttacgttacttactcgatcaaaccacctcacaccacacattgtcctcaaacatctcatttccagcacatccaccctcctgcccacaactctatccatagcccacacctcgcaaccatacaacattgttggaaccactattccttcaaacatacccatttttgctttccgagataatgttctcgacttccacacattcttcaaggctcctaggattttcgccccctcccccaccctatgatccacttccgcttcttccatggttccatccgctgccagatccactcccagatatctaaaacactttacttccttcagtttttatccattcaaacttacctcccaattgacttgaccctcaaccctactgtacctaataaccttgctcttattcacatttactcttactttcttctttcacacactttaccaaactcagtcaccaccttctgcagtttctcacatgaatcagccaccagcgctgtatcatcagtaatcaacaactgactcacttcccaagctctctcatccccaacagacttcatacttgcccctctttccaaaactcttgcatttacctccctaacaaccccatccataaacaaattaaacaaccatggagacatcacacacctctgccgcaaacctacattcactgagaaccaatcactttcctctcttcctacacgtacacatgccttacatcctcgataaaaacttttcactgcttctaacaactagcctcccacaccatatattcttaataccttccacagagcatctctatcaactctatcatatgaaatatttgaagaaattatgtggtgtgaggtgctttgatcaagtaataaaaagGTGAAAGGTGTAATAAAACGTGTGCTGATATGGTCTCGAGCAATAGtgagaacgagtgaggagaggttaaagaggatatacatgtcagaagtgatgggaagaaggggaagacctaattggaaatggaaggatagtgaaaaagattatcagagactgaacatgcaagatcatgagaggtatgcaaaggataaagtgaattggaaagatgtggtacacaGGAGTTGACATGctataaatggactgaaccaagatgTGTCAAGCagctgtggtaaaccatgggaaggtctgtaacGCCTGGTTGTAGATGGAGAGCTGTGcattcagttcattacacatgacaaagaatgatgtgaacgaatatggcctttcatCAACTATTCATGGCACTACCTAGATAATGCTGGAAACAGCcatcaaatatgaaaaattaatataaatatttatgtgcATGcaagtgtatatgaatgtgttACTGGGCTCTGCCTGCTCAAAGTTGcaccaagtgaaaagtcacctttagcaagggagaacagtctcatcaaaatcttttcatttaaAAGTTTACATTTTCCATACCATCAGAAGTAGCACAGGCTTGGGCTGCAGGATCCTTTAGAAAAGTTCTGAGTAACACAAGGACtcttttcacagaaattggttcaACAAGACAGGGAGTTAGTTTAGGAAACTCGAAGTAAGGTATGTAGAGCAAAGGCATCATCCATGTGCCATGGTATAGAAAAAGGTCATTCCCCAGAGCAAAGCCAAAATAGCCAAACGAAAGAAACTCAAACTGAGCTAGAACTAACATGATAATTTGTGATT
It encodes:
- the LOC139745908 gene encoding uncharacterized protein — encoded protein: MGNRRRSHAGSAHPPRRLRVGCLNVCGCNQDVKKGKIGSMFEERNLDVLALSETKLKGKGEEWFGNVWGVKSGVSERTRAREGVAILLKQELWEYVIECKKVNSRLIWVKLKVDGERWVIIGAYAPGHEKKDQERQVFWEQLNECVSGFDARDRVIVMGDLNAKVSNVAVEGIIGIHGVFSVVNGNGEELVDLCAEKGLMIGNTWFKKRDIHKYTYVSRRDGQRALLDYVLIDRRAKERLLDVNVLRGATGGMSDHYLVEAKVKICMGFQKRRVNVGVKRVVRVSELEKETCVRKYQERLSTEWKKVRTMEVRGVGEEWDVFRESVMDCAKDACGMRRVGDGLIRKGSEWWDEEVRVLVKEKREAFGRFLQGKNAIEWEMYKRKRQEVKRKVQEVKKSANESWGERVSLNFRENKKMFWKEVNKVRKTREQMGTSVKGANGEVITSSGDVKRWSEYFEGLLNVFDDRVADIGCFGRGGVQSERVRENDLVNREEVVKALRKMKAGKAAGLDSIAVEFIKKGGDCIVDWLVRLFNVCMTHGEVPEDWRNACIVPLYKGKGDKNMEKVVCDPDSEKHRNQ